The following coding sequences lie in one Leishmania donovani BPK282A1 complete genome, chromosome 11 genomic window:
- a CDS encoding ATP-binding cassette protein subfamily H, member 1, putative, translated as MDPIISCDNIHKTYLLGVEGVPALRGVDVDINPGELLVVYGTSGGGKSTLLNVLGTIDTPTKGNMFLFGKRVTDQTPDSELAAMRCKRIGFVFQSFNLISTMDALGNVSLPMMIKGSLSASDIKKRATALLEEVGLGHRLHHFPSMLSGGEQQRVTIARALANEPEILFLDEPTGDLDTKNTLIIMNILMRLNREHGLTMVMVTHDVYMKQYAHRVIYIRDGKVSTTETVHSNVRERAWNELQKSLRKASTGTGEQKTPTSEQRTPQDYATFSAQGPLNLDEDPEMQQVVDVLFGPQQGRV; from the coding sequence ATGGACCCCATCATATCCTGCGATAACATTCACAAGACGTacctcctcggcgtcgaGGGTGTACCGGCGCTGCGTGGCGTGGATGTGGACATAAACCCTGGCGAACTTCTCGTGGTGTACGGCACGAGCGGCGGTGGTAAGAGCACGCTCCTCAACGTTCTCGGGACAATTGACACCCCGACAAAGGGAAATATGTTTCTTTTTGGAAAACGTGTGACGGATCAAACGCCAGACTCAGAGCTagcagcgatgcgctgcaAGCGCATCGGGTTTGTCTTTCAGTCGTTCAACCTGATCTCCACCATGGATGCACTGGGCAATGTGTCGCTGCCGATGATGATCAAAGGTTCGCTATCAGCGTCGGACATCAAAAAGCGTGCCACCGCACTCCTCGAGGAGGTTGGTCTCGGGCATAGGCTGCACCACTTTCCATCAATGCTCTCTGGtggtgagcagcagcgcgtgacGATTGCCCGGGCTCTTGCCAATGAGCCGGAGATCTTGTTTCTCGATGAGCCTACAGGTGACCTGGACACAAAGAATACTCTCATCATCATGAACATTCTTATGCGGCTGAACCGTGAGCATGGTCTCacgatggtgatggtgacTCATGATGTGTACATGAAACAGTACGCCCATCGCGTCATTTACATCCGCGATGGCAAGGTGAGCACCACCGAAACTGTCCACAGTAATGTTCGCGAACGAGCTTGGAATGAGCTGCAGAAGTCCCTGCGCAAGGCAAGCACCGGGACAGGGGAACAGAAGACACCTACCAGCGAGCAGCGCACCCCTCAGGACTACGCCACATTCTCAGCGCAAGGTCCGCTGAATCTGGATGAGGACCCAGAAATGCAGCAGGTGGTCGATGTGCTTTTCGGGCCTCAGCAGGGCCGAGTCTGA
- a CDS encoding SNF2/RAD54 related DNA helicase, putative encodes MEALLPVETCFRCGHRYAFRLSRFGCVFSCACDECIDVLKVAAAFSAAVRGRTAAVPFVPVMLSPSCELTFSMKMVSVEVDFVRDRVSAHFRNFHDAEVAQIAFSLSLALREQLARSGVVLTGPAPVIDQLTEELLESAQDPALPFFVNPPPPGLRKAVAGILSCAVPETRLDRIPHLLRRAMKAHQVEGVRTALRWGGRILFADDMGVGKTMQALATVAALEAYPLLIVCPSALKLMWADLIEQYLHEQVSVEEMHPIHGANDALSIDSQPKVVLVSYHMAAVLEKQLQARSWKCLLCDESHLLHTNVSGADATYTRVVVAIGKRAPHCLLLSGTPATDNPFDLFNQIDTLRPNLLGESRFEFAMRYCQLTFSPYLQVGESTRRVEFSSLLRSCCMLRRLKEDVLELPRKSRVVMRVAHRIGPHSGARCSGEAPYQERYANSWKANWNGIAEAVEHCCSKYDRVVLLAHHIELIDSLVQWARDHCKRAVRIDGRVPVQQRGDLLHAFHRGEARIAVIGITACAVGISLAPAQCAVFCELPPDAAWMRQAEDRLHRPGQRDEVVVYYLLGLHSQFDAELFSRLCRSLSEAEESRGASLSLSQIAHASHPALQLKPASNAQTHGSVQPTAEPLLFCISKNTGRIHVRASRSTGFYTTFPWHEARQCVQKRQDLVWQQLDTFLESVARLSPFHRRQLVLCQAWLPPVFQWKSSGVAASAPRRRNRYAKTLTVGWGVWWEVRRLYFPTRYYFGPLTAAANNEYEAGCLNCAASLPQLDRGAYIFVPGAICGAANGDSELFCSGKCRLSFFIRRSGGAIRRSVAGVDKSVCSHCHVDCETLCTSVAAAAGRRERVAVIGRLHPQLLQFPALCEKVVSNPIPGNFWHVDHVVPVAWGGGEATLDNLQTLCVVCHALKTHEDMRQLRQKRALLPVQGPVARTTVDVAWIKVTASSGSRVTWRKV; translated from the coding sequence ATGGAGGCCCTGTTGCCTGTCGAGACCTGTTTTCGATGCGGTCATCGCTACGCATTTCGCCTGTCGCGCTTTGGGTGTGTGTTCTCGTGTGCATGCGACGAGTGCATCGACGTGCTGAAAGTGGCCGCGgccttctccgccgccgtgcgtggACGAACAGCCGCGGTGCCGTTTGTCCCGGTTATGTTATCCCCATCCTGCGAACTCACCTTTTCCATGAAGATGGTGTCTGTGGAGGTGGACTTTGTGCGCGATCGTGTTTCCGCCCACTTCCGGAACTTTCACGACGCTGAAGTGGCGCAGATAGCGTTTAGTCTTTCCCTCGCACTTCGCGAGCAACTGGCACGGAGTGGGGTAGTTCTGACGGGCCCAGCACCAGTGATTGACCAGCTCACTGAGGAGCTTCTTGAGTCCGCACAAGATCCCGCGCTTCCGTTCTTTGTGaacccgccgccgcctggcCTGCGCAAAGCTGTAGCTGGCATTCTCAGCTGTGCAGTGCCCGAAACCAGGCTCGATCGGATTCCACATCTCCTTCGTCGCGCTATGAAAGCCCATCAAGTAGAGGGTGTGAGGACGGCGCTGCGATGGGGAGGACGGATTCTTTTTGCTGACGACATGGGTGTTGGAAAAACAATGCAGGCATTGGCCACCGTGGCAGCACTCGAGGCCTATCCGCTTCTCATTGTATGTCCCTCGGCGTTAAAGCTCATGTGGGCAGACCTAATCGAGCAGTACCTGCACGAGCAGGTGTCTGTCGAGGAGATGCACCCGATTCACGGCGCCAATGACGCGCTCAGTATTGACTCGCAGCCAaaggtggtgctggtgagCTATCACATGGCAGCGGTACTagagaagcagctgcaggctcGCAGCTGGAAGTGTCTCTTGTGCGACGAGAGCCATCTTCTGCACACAAATGTTAGCGGAGCTGATGCAACCTATACACGTGTGGTGGTAGCTATCGGGAAACGGGCGCCTCACTGTCTCCTGCTTTCTGGAACGCCGGCTACGGATAATCCATTTGATCTGTTTAACCAGATTGACACGCTCCGGCCCAACCTACTCGGGGAGTCGCGCTTTGAGTTCGCGATGCGGTACTGCCAGCTCACCTTCTCTCCCTACTTGCAGGTTGGAGAGTCGACGAGGAGGGTAGAGTTTTCATCACTGCTGCGCTCCTGCTGTATGTTGCGCCGCCTCAAGGAGGatgtgctggagctgccACGAAAAAGCAGAGTTGTGATGCGGGTAGCACATCGTATTGGCCCGCACAGTGGCGCCCGCTGCAGCGGGGAAGCGCCGTATCAGGAGCGGTACGCGAATAGCTGGAAAGCAAACTGGAACGGCATCGCGGAAGCAGTGgagcactgctgcagcaagTACGACCGCGTTGTGCTTCTGGCGCACCACATCGAGCTGATTGACTCACTTGTGCAGTGGGCTCGTGACCACTGCAAGCGCGCGGTACGCATCGACGGGCGAGTGCCGGTGCAACAGCGTGGAGATCTCCTACACGCTTTCCACCGCGGGGAGGCGAGAATTGCGGTAATCGGGATTacggcgtgcgcggtgggTATTTCGCTAGCACCGGCTCAGTGTGCTGTGTTCTGTGAGCTCCCCCCTGACGCGGCGTGGATGCGGCAGGCAGAGGATCGCCTGCATCGCCCTGGACAGCGCGACGAGGTTGTTGTATACTATCTGCTAGGGCTCCATTCGCAGTTTGACGCCGAGCTCTTTTCCCGCTTGTGCAGGAGCCTCTCCGAAGCGGAGGAGTCTAGAGGCGCAAGTCTCTCGCTTTCGCAAATCGCACACGCGTCCCACCCAGCACTGCAGCTGAAGCCTGCTTCCAACGCGCAGACGCATGGCTCAGTGCAGCCAACAGCGGAGCCTTTGCTCTTTTGTATCAGCAAAAACACCGGTCGCATCCACGTACGCGCAAGCAGATCGACTGGCTTTTACACCACGTTTCCGTGGCATGAGGCAAGACAGTGCGTGCAGAAGCGCCAGGACCTAGtgtggcagcagctggaCACTTTCCTTGAATCCGTTGCTCGCCTTTCACCGTTTCATCGGAGGCAACTCGTCCTTTGCCAGGCGTGGCTGCCACCTGTCTTCCAGTGGAAAAGCAGCGGAGTGGCTGCCTCCGCTCCACGACGGCGCAACCGCTATGCGAAAACACTGACTGTTGGATGGGGGGTGTGGTGGGAAGTGCGCCGATTGTACTTTCCCACGCGTTACTACTTTGGTCCcctcactgctgctgcgaacAATGAATACGAGGCGGGCTGCCTGAACTGCGCGGCGAGCCTCCCACAGCTCGATCGAGGTGCTTACATCTTTGTGCCCGGGGCAATTTGCGGTGCCGCCAACGGCGATTCTGAGCTCTTCTGCTCAGGTAAGTGTAGGCTGTCGTTTTTTATCCGGCGGTCTGGTGGGGCGATACGCCGCAGTGTTGCGGGTGTAGACAAGAGTGTTTGCTCGCACTGCCACGTTGACTGTGAGACACTGTGCACCtccgtagcagcagcggcagggagACGAGAGCGTGTGGCTGTGATTGGGAGGCTGCACCCGCAACTGCTGCAATTCCCCGCTCTCTGCGAGAAGGTCGTCTCGAATCCTATCCCTGGGAATTTCTGGCACGTTGATCACGTGGTTCCCGTTGCatggggtgggggcgaggCGACTCTAGACAACCTGCAGACGCTGTGTGTCGTCTGTCACGCCCTCAAAACCCATGAAGATATGAGGCAACTGCGACAGAAGCGTGCACTGTTGCCTGTCCAAGGGCCGGTGGCTCGAACAACAGTCGACGTCGCGTGGATAAAGGTGACTGCTTCCAGTGGCTCACGGGTCACATGGCGCAAAGTATGA
- a CDS encoding protein kinase, putative, with product MAKEVLNNIQPCLPSGMPCMMQIVSTVAAIVECSIDPPSQQQNGKAQGEPKVLSAGQSSSLTPVPLKAKEALKLSLFAFHLLKKCCHMKNPESNEEAASNFDWLVKYLLDSVSIFPEAARSFFPWNGISFSRAFAANIESALALPPDQQGLPKWLWEDEGRNLRIQQGSEGRYRNEFIQQRLLGTGGFAPVYVCRKKIDGRLYAIKKIAMTEAQSEKVLREVQTLAALNHKNIVRYYDAWVEDGCDEDLREFVDTDAEDEEDEKMKHGGKMLSPQSRAVARASLSSDTDCTSSLYSSSVEKSSSADTSEEDHESGESCSDSGDARSDVKMHEPKGRRPSMNFQTLYIQMELCSARSLRHLIDESDSSDSGGIFSSANGEKVAVSILRQLLSVTAHTHRERIVHRDLKPENVLFEMESNHNSEAGTIRVADFGLARVMSGVKRITSVLDVDEVNTPTNLVSANYPTGNCGSVLYCAPEQEKGLEYDYKVDEFSIGMIAFEMWLAIAGKGFRERFTIMGEVWRTGKLPQWFARWNPTMADIIEKLLEPDPRRRTTCEAVLSTAELPGDPADLTSALDTVDRYGERIAGRIIQKIQRIGSEFRKPSRAFRDDAQFVGSSQCTDVVQAVQVIGMLHGAVPVALFDPTVAMNPKLAEMNVDCVVDSSGRSFAYSALPYFATASFLGMQENSSIGSFYQFYHRARSYVIFTTPLPHHGVFNECVLEPLLSLCHLLAFTETTEPMEVIVSHVHWLKTVFPAEIGTRSPPPALCHLRSEILTADQVGHAISSITESLCAAGLLLCDERDEYIKKFTMAVVDVINTFAKHMNTHLTLVMDPALQPSDLLVARKALEMGIIFECRSTRGAVPLAFGCFLDNFTTNCTVVNPDISAFSVVVDVQHLLNVGKHVHVTWRENLLLDGVAAKRHDLYSLTQLPHVVEAAIQLWKGNIRACIRADTDARALARALKAKQIRWLLVDGKRIVAVSTNQQGKVSGHGGDIALDDLRQTVRSLSVKEKSTSSANIDVQFLSGKVETRTADKIVELFSTMMTPPPSTVVVVNTDVKRIHECLEQFNESAPDSPPETLAEPTLARWMKANAAASSVVPVYSLTEGKIVFFVNYKRFKVSGKKK from the coding sequence ATGGCCAAGGAGGTGCTGAACAACATTCAGCCGTGTCTCCCTAGTGGTATGCCGTGCATGATGCAAATCGTCTCCACTGTGGCCGCCATTGTAGAGTGCAGCATTGATCcaccgtcgcagcagcagaacggAAAGGCGCAGGGTGAGCCAAAAGTGCTTAGCGCGGGCCAGTCGTCATCACTGACGCCAGTTCCGCTGAAGGCGAAGGAAGCGTTGAAGCTCAGCCTGTTTGCGTTTCACCTTCTAAAGAAGTGCTGTCACATGAAGAACCCGGAGTCgaacgaggaggccgccAGCAACTTCGACTGGCTTGTTAAGTATCTGCTGGACAGCGTCAGCATTTTCCCGGAAGCGGCGCGTAGTTTTTTTCCGTGGAATGGAATTTCGTTTTCGCGTGCCTTTGCCGCGAACATTGAGAGCGCCCTGGCCCTCCCTCCAGATCAGCAGGGCCTGCCAAAATGGCTTTGGGAGGATGAAGGACGCAACCTTCGCATCCAGCAGGGCTCGGAGGGTCGCTACCGGAACGAGTTTATTCAGCAGCGTCTTCTAGGGACCGGCGGTTTTGCTCCTGTGTACGTCTGTCGGAAGAAGATCGATGGCCGCTTGTACGCGATTAAGAAGATTGCAATGACAGAGGCGCAATCTGAGAAGGTTCTGCGAGAGGTGCAGACTCTCGCTGCACTGAATCACAAGAACATTGTTCGCTACTACGATGCGTGGGTCGAGGACGGGTGCGATGAGGACTTGCGTGAGTTCGTTGACACTGACGCGGAGGATGAGGAAGATGAGAAGATGAAGCACGGCGGGAAAATGCTATCACCCCAATCGCGTGCCGTTGCCCGCGCTTCGTTGTCCTCGGATACTGACTGTACCTCTTCCCTCTACTCGTCATCAGTGgaaaagagcagcagcgcggacaCAAGCGAGGAGGACCACGAATCCGGCGAATCCTGCAGCGATAGCGGTGACGCTCGAAGTGATGTTAAAATGCACGAACCAAAGGGGAGGCGGCCGTCCATGAATTTCCAGACGCTTTACATTCAAATGGAGCTGTGCTCTGCCCGATCACTTCGCCATTTGATTGATGAAAGCGACTCCAGCGACTCTGGTGGCATCTTTTCTTCTGCCAACGGAGAAAAGGTCGCCGTGTCCAttctccgccagctcctctCCGTCACAGCTCACACGCATCGCGAGCGCATTGTTCATCGGGATCTGAAGCCTGAAAATGTGCTGTTTGAAATGGAGTCAAACCACAACAGTGAAGCTGGAACCATCCGCGTTGCAGACTTTGGCCTGGCGCGCGTGATGAGCGGCGTAAAGCGTATCACGAGCGTTCTAGACGTGGATGAGGTGAATACGCCGACAAATTTGGTCTCAGCAAACTATCCCACAGGCAACTGCGGCTCGGTGCTGTACTGCGCGCCAGAGCAGGAGAAGGGTCTCGAGTACGATTACAAGGTTGACGAGTTTAGCATCGGTATGATCGCGTTTGAAATGTGGCTTGCCATCGCCGGAAAAGGCTTTCGCGAGCGTTTTACTATTATGGGCGAAGTCTGGCGCACTGGCAAGCTTCCGCAGTGGTTTGCCCGGTGGAACCCGACGATGGCCGATATTAtcgagaagctgctggagccTGACCCACGTCGACGCACCACCTGCGAGGCTGTGCTGAGCACGGCTGAGCTTCCAGGTGATCCGGCTGATCTCACAAGTGCGCTGGATACAGTGGACAGGTATGGCGAGAGAATAGCTGGACGCATCATCCAAAAAATCCAACGAATCGGATCTGAGTTCCGCAAGCCGTCGAGGGCATTCCGCGACGACGCTCAATTTGTGGGATCGTCGCAGTGCACTGATGTGGTGCAAGCGGTTCAGGTGATCGGCatgctgcacggcgccgtccCGGTGGCGCTCTTTGACCCGACTGTGGCAATGAACCCTAAGCTGGCTGAGATGAATGTGGACTGTGTGgtggacagcagcggccgcagcttTGCCTACTCTGCCCTTCCATACTTTGCGACAGCGTCGTTTCTCGGCATGCAGGAGAATAGCTCCATCGGCTCCTTTTATCAGTTTTACCATCGCGCTCGATCCTACGTCATATTCACCACGCCACTGCCCCACCACGGTGTATTCAACGAGTGTGTGCTGGAGCCGTTGCTGTCGCTATGTCATCTGCTGGCGTTTACAGAGACGACGGAGCCGATGGAGGTGATTGTGTCGCACGTCCACTGGCTAAAGACAGTGTTTCCCGCCGAGATCGGAACGCggtcgccgccacctgcgctgTGTCATCTGCGCAGCGAGATCCTCACAGCAGACCAGGTCGGGCATGCGATCTCAAGTATCACAGAGAGTCTGTGCGCTGCCggactgctgctgtgcgacgAGCGTGACGAGTACATCAAAAAGTTCACAATGGCAGTTGTCGACGTCATAAACACGTTTGCGAAGCACATGAATACGCACCTTACTCTAGTTATGGACCCGGCACTGCAGCCCAGCGACTTGCTCGTTGCGCGAAAAGCCCTGGAGATGGGCATCATTTTCGAGTGTCGCTCTACGCGCGGGGCGGTACCGCTGGCCTTTGGCTGCTTTCTGGACAACTTCACAACCAACTGCACCGTTGTGAACCCCGACATTTCTGCGTTCTCCGTAGTGGTGGACGTGCAGCATCTCCTCAACGTGGGCAAGCACGTACACGTGACTTGGCGTGAGAATCTTCTGTTGGATGGTGTCGCCGCAAAGCGACACGATTTATACTCGCTCACGCAACTCCCTCACgtcgtggaggcggcgatTCAGCTGTGGAAGGGAAATATCCGGGCGTGCATCCGCGCCGACACGGACGCTCGCGCACTGGCGCGGGCCCTGAAGGCGAAGCAGATCAGGTGGTTGCTCGTGGATGGAAAGCGGATTGTAGCGGTGTCAACGAATCAGCAGGGTAAAGTAAGCGGGCACGGTGGCGACATCGCGCTCGACGATCTGCGACAAACTGTCCGCAGCCTTTCCGTAAAGGAGAAGTCGACAAGCAGTGCGAACATAGACGTTCAGTTCCTTTCGGGAAAGGTTGAGACCCGCACAGCTGATAAAATTGTAGAGCTGTTCTCCACAATGATGACACCGCCTCCGTCcacagtggtggtggtaaaCACTGACGTGAAGCGCATTCACGAGTGTCTGGAACAGTTCAACGAGTCGGCGCCGGACTCGCCACCCGAGACCCTTGCAGAGCCCACGCTGGCCAGGTGGATGAAGGCTAACGCTGCGGCGTCGAGTGTGGTGCCCGTCTACTCCCTGACCGAGGGAAAGATAGTCTTTTTTGTTAACTACAAACGATTCAAGGTCTCTGGAAAAAAGAAATAA